In Gadus chalcogrammus isolate NIFS_2021 chromosome 1, NIFS_Gcha_1.0, whole genome shotgun sequence, one DNA window encodes the following:
- the prdm2a gene encoding PR domain zinc finger protein 2, protein MMEDSPCLYISVYEDDVVYEEEEEEEEEEEGEGDMEGSDQEEVTVETDMRQPSSPELCENQDSNSDWDSFPCPHCENCFNSQQGLECHIRNHTLPCHDPDTDEYANSNSPLAADIHPQEPDTHLSGVDSLPSLSKQNNGRHEPPTRRGDDQETEGAHGCDHCEKVFNTRINKRRHEQRFHRRRPPVEQADQTPLLQQEAPDGGAAPDDGPEPAQHHVLDISGDVSENLSLYGDGKVASTSAMSDGGGVEVAASSSAVGGTGSLLLDPAQTNQALSSEVATGQDTAGPSLAKRRTATPPLLPQIKTELGTEVVGTSSSSSLVSSLIENLLPQRLPSSAAHRERTIFLSPKLKRLLDEQDGLKPTLALITDGQKFSAPLSVSVVPAGSMRYRRRTVSPAKPPEPRASSSKVEEKVPEAGDDVSTDTAPTEVSATHALEGKDDATAPAVEEMEASCVAEERWPPRSGGNPCNQLPLDLSNAVKRGEEEALAEAALDLSLQKQSPDALHPVSISVPPLKKKKPNSSLLEQAMLNQYAKAADPGEQNITLGNPEAPLVSNFTIVTGSRPGEPSSESLVYGLTLPPVSLDPSHTSLLPVALQQPSACTIALSSSAVHTMLPTASNLITVLASIANPSNQALQVVAPNMASEPLVICREDSLNLPGCDFNSAFANAAGLLTLSQPFDPALNMPAHVFLTDPIALNAPVVDSVGGSGVAFSPAVTLTDSLLSSYNIPSNTVLIECTIALQSSGNMVPATMNLQETMAEAPAAPQMITNQMMEQQQQQQQQQVVSLPSPQTVDLATVAPPLTESVTVSETSPVAPVSPTLGGSYPEPGPAPSEDEERDLKEGAYVEQAALTVETPHAKTPPPPVEDEEPSDDPPSGTPPPPQTFTKNFVCNVCDKLFHSMKELGHHVGDHAEEWPYKCEFCVLLFDKPSALLEHRLALHGVGTTYVCSVCSKEFVYLSNLKHHQEELHPGRQCSHTQEEKGKLRPQNRNCSTKVDAVTSPAATAEESKKSVKREEGEAGAVGPPVQITASDDGDDNDSEVKGPDVRLGINQHYPSFKPPPFPYHNRSPAGSMASATNFTTHNIPQSFSTAIRCTKCGKSFDNLPELHKHILACANASDKKRYTPKKNPIPLRHFAKAQSGVLSTTNATNGLNASHRPNHRSRQSQDLPVKMKLTALDKRKKRSAHRAVSQRNKPPPASDKAPPPPPPPAGADDAEKDVFACPHCSREFTMRRSRTKHMAVCPKKPKEVKKRKDAAVSLTKENNGQLLRGGGAADPLEERRQPPPAAQKVPGGRVYVSTPAAKRPAILPVQAVLSHKRSTIIIKESVQHQNQDESALSDLPVVRTFNPAMRQYGRAQPGAKDGVKTPLKITLVRPQGEPEEPSAVPGQGGAQTAAASSNHELGTDQQSPAV, encoded by the exons ATGATGGAGGATTCTCCCTGCTTATACATCTCGGTGTATGAAGATGATGTAGTatatgaagaggaggaggaggaggaggaggaagaggaaggagagggtgaCATGGAAGGCAGTGATCAAGAAGAAGTTACGGTGGAGACGGACATGAGGCAGCCATCCTCCCCTGAACTCTGTGAGAATCAGGATTCTAACTCTGACTGGGATTCGTTTCCCTGTCCGCATTGTGAGAACTGTTTCAACAGCCAACAGGGCCTGGAGTGCCACATCCGGAACCACACCCTGCCATGTCATGACCCAGACACAGACGAATACGCTAACAGCAACAGCCCACTGGCTGCAGACATACATCCCCAGGAACCAGACACTCATCTGTCGGGAGTGGACTCGCTCCCAAGTTTgtccaaacaaaacaatggCAGGCATGAGCCTCCGACGAGGCGAGGGGACGATCAGGAAACTGAAGGGGCTCACGGGTGCGACCATTGCGAGAAGGTCTTCAACACTCGCATCAACAAGCGGAGGCACGAGCAACGGTTTCACAGACGGCGACCGCCGGTCGAGCAGGCTGACCAGACTCCTCTTCTCCAGCAAGAAGCTCCGGACGGCGGTGCCGCCCCCGATGACGGGCCGGAACCCGCCCAACATCACGTGCTGGACATCTCCGGCGACGTCTCTGAGAACCTTAGCCTGTACGGCGACGGAAAGGTTGCGTCGACGAGCGCGATGAGCGATGGCGGGGGGGTCGAGGTGGCCGCCAGCTCGTCTGCGGTAGGCGGCACGGGGTCCCTTCTGCTGGACCCGGCGCAGACCAATCAGGCGCTGAGTTCGGAGGTCGCGACGGGCCAAGACACGGCGGGTCCTTCGCTGGCGAAGAGGAGAACCGCGACGCCGCCTCTTCTACCTCAAATCAAAACTGAGCTGGGGACGGAGGTCGTCGGGACCTCGTCCTCGTCGTCGCTCGTCTCCTCTTTGATAGAGAACCTCCTGCCTCAGAGGTTGCCCTCGTCGGCGGCCCACCGAGAGAGAACCATATTCCTGTCGCCCAAGTTGAAACGGCTCCTCGACGAGCAGGACGGCCTCAAGCCCACCCTCGCCCTCATCACGGATGGCCAGAAGTTCAGCGCGCCCCTCTCGGTGTCCGTCGTGCCCGCGGGGAGCATGAGGTACAGAAGAAGGACTGTTTCACCGGCCAAGCCGCCAGAGCCCAGAGCATCATCATCCAAAGTGGAAGAGAAGGTTCCTGAGGCAGGAGATGACGTCTCGACGGACACCGCCCCTACAGAGGTCTCTGCGACACACGCGCTCGAAGGGAAGGACGACGCAACGGCTCCGGCCGTGGAGGAGATGGAAGCGAGCTGTGTGGCCGAAGAGCGCTGGCCCCCACGAAGTGGTGGTAATCCCTGTAATCAACTGCCACTGGATCTCTCGAACGCGGTTAAaagaggcgaggaggaggctCTTGCGGAGGCTGCGCTGGACTTGAGCTTGCAAAAACAAAGCCCAGACGCCCTGCACCCTGTGTCCATTTCCGTACCGCCTTTGAAGAAAAAGAAGCCAAACTCTAGCCTGTTGGAGCAGGCCATGTTGAATCAGTATGCAAAAGCCGCCGACCCGGGAGAACAAAACATAACTCTAGGGAACCCAGAGGCACCTTTAGTCTCGAACTTTACCATAGTTACAGGGTCAAGACCCGGTGAGCCTTCATCAGAAAGCCTTGTGTATGGCCTCACCTTGCCCCCTGTATCACTTGACCCATCACACACCTCTCTGCTTCCTGTGGCCTTGCAGCAGCCCTCCGCCTGCACCATAGCGCTCTCTTCTTCAGCAGTTCACACTATGTTACCGACCGCTTCCAACCTAATCACAGTGTTGGCGTCCATCGCTAATCCCTCGAACCAAGCACTCCAGGTTGTGGCGCCAAACATGGCCTCTGAACCGTTGGTAATCTGCAGGGAGGATTCATTGAATCTGCCCGGCTGTGATTTCAACTCTGCGTTTGCCAATGCGGCAGGTCTCCTTACTCTCTCCCAGCCCTTTGATCCGGCTCTGAATATGCCCGCACATGTGTTTCTCACCGATCCGATCGCTCTCAACGCGCCTGTGGTCGATTCGGTTGGCGGGTCGGGGGTGGCGTTCTCCCCCGCTGTCACCTTAACGGATTCCCTGCTTAGCTCTTACAACATCCCCAGCAACACCGTGCTGATAGAATGCACCATAGCCCTCCAGTCCTCAGGGAATATGGTCCCGGCCACAATGAATCTACAGGAAACTATGGCGGAGGCTCCAGCTGCCCCTCAGATGATAACAAATCAGAtgatggagcagcagcagcagcagcagcagcagcaggttgtGTCCCTCCCTAGCCCCCAAACTGTCGACCTGGCTACTGTAGCACCGCCCTTAACGGAGTCCGTCACAGTGTCTGAGACCTCCCCGGTGGCACCTGTTAGTCCCACGTTAGGTGGTTCGTATCCCGAGCCCGGGCCAGCTCCATCGGAGGACGAGGAACGAGACCTGAAAGAGGGGGCATACGTCGAGCAAGCCGCCCTCACCGTTGAAACTCCACACGCCAAGACCCCGCCTCCCCCGGTCGAGGATGAAGAGCCCTCAGACGACCCGCCCAGCGGAACGCCTCCGCCGCCGCAGACCTTCACCAAGAACTTTGTGTGCAACGTCTGCGATAAGCTCTTCCATTCGATGAAGGAGCTGGGCCACCATGTGGGCGACCACGCCGAAGAGTGGCCGTACAAATGTGAGTTCTGCGTGCTGCTCTTCGACAAGCCCTCGGCCCTGCTGGAGCACCGGCTGGCTCTCCACGGCGTGGGCACCACGTACGTCTGCAGCGTCTGCTCCAAGGAGTTTGTGTACCTGAGCAACCTGAAGCACCACCAGGAGGAGTTGCACCCGGGTCGGCAGTGCTCCCACACCCAGGAGGAGAAGGGCAAGCTGAGGCCGCAGAACCGCAACTGCTCGACGAAGGTCGACGCCGTCACATCGCCGGCCGCCACCGCAGAAGAGTCGAAGAAATCggtgaagagagaagagggtgAAGCCGGCGCTGTGGGACCGCCGGTTCAGATCACCGCCTCTGACGACGGAGACGACAACGACAGCGAAGTCAAAGGGCCAGACGTGCGTCTCGGCATCAACCAGCACTACCCCAGCTTCAAGCCCCCACCCTTCCCTTACCATAACCGATCGCCGGCCGGATCCATGGCCTCCGCCACCAACTTCACCACCCACAACATCCCGCAGTCGTTCAGCACCGCCATCCGCTGCACCAAGTGCGGCAAGAGCTTCGACAACCTGCCCGAGCTGCACAAGCACATCCTGGCCTGCGCCAACGCCAGCGACAAGAAGCGCTACACGCCGAAAAAGAACCCCATCCCCCTTCGGCACTTTGCCAAGGCCCAAAGCGGTGTGCTGTCCACCACCAACGCCACCAACGGGCTCAACGCGAGCCACAGGCCCAACCACCGCTCGAGGCAGAGCCAAGACCTTCCGGTGAAAATGAAGCTGACGGCGCTCGACAAAAGGAAGAAGAGGTCGGCGCACAGGGCCGTCTCGCAGAGGaacaaacccccccccgcctcggacaaggccccgccgccgccgccgccgccggcgggCGCGGACGACGCGGAGAAGGATGTCTTCGCCTGCCCGCACTGCAGCAGGGAGTTCACCATGAGGCGCAGCAGGACCAAGCACATGGCCGTCTGCCCCAAGAAACCCAAGGAGGTGAAGAAGCGCAAGGACGCCGCGGTGTCGCTCACCAAGGAGAACAACGGCCAGCTGCTCAGAGGAGGAGGCGCCGCCGACCCCCTGGAGGAGAGGCGCCAGCCTCCGCCCGCCGCCCAGAAGGTCCCGGGGGGGCGGGTCTACGTCTCGACCCCCGCCGCCAAGAGGCCGGCCATCCTGCCGGTGCAGGCGGTGCTGTCCCACAAGCGGAGCACGATCATTATCAAGGAGAGCGTCCAGCATCAGAATCAGGACGAGTCGGCGCTGAGCGACCTCCCCGTCGTACGCACCTTCAACCCCGCCATGAGGCAGTACGGCAGGGCGCAGCCGGGGGCCAAGGACGGCGTCAAGACCCCCCTCAAGATCACTCTGGTGAGGCCGCAGGGGGAGCCAGAGGAGCCCTCGGCCGTCCCCGGCCAAGGAGGAGCAcagactgctgctgcttcttcaaACCATGAATTGGGGACTGACCAGCAG AGCCCCGCTGTGTGA